Sequence from the Psilocybe cubensis strain MGC-MH-2018 chromosome 10, whole genome shotgun sequence genome:
GCACCATCTCTACCTCCGGTGTACACAAGCGACTCGCTCATAGGATGCCACATGACACATTTAACCGGCTCGATATGTCCGTGTAACCAATGCGTTATAACTCGATCTTCGACGTTTACGACAAATGCACCGGGATGATCGTCTCCCACGTACCTTGAATGAGTAGACGTACCAACCAATAACGATGTATcatccctcttccatttcaaatcGCTTATGTAGGACCGATGACGTATAACTTGCCGTCCCCTAGGTTCTACGCGAGGGAAGGAAtacgaaaaataaaaaccgACATAGAAGTGCTGTGACCAGAGAGAATTAAACGCACCACGTTCCCATAAACACCTCCGTCGTGCGTCAACGACCTTGATGGATCCCTGGCAAGTGCCTATCGCAAGAAAGGACTTGCCACTAGCTTTAGATTCTACAAACAAGTTCGAATTATACGCTTTGATGAGCGTTGTACTATACATACCATTTGAATACGAACAAACGGATTGTCTATCACGCAAGCCGCACTGGTAATCAACACAGTTGAGTGtatcaaatatatttgaagATATGAACGAATTTAAAAAAGGAATCATAGAGGCTGAtacataaataaaataaaaattagCAGAATGTTAAATGTTCATTCAATAGAAATACTACACCTCTACAACTGATTCCATTTATAACAGGATGCAGAAGACGTTGGAACTGACCAATGCGGTGAAAGGTCGACGCGCTGTATCCTTTATCGGTATCGACAGGGATACCTTTTCTACACATATCAGGGTCTGACATGATTAGATGAACGATAAATTGAACCACGAACCTTTATAACTGAAATGGTTCGAGAAAATAGCATCATATAGGGTCGACAAGAACGACACACAGAAATTGTTCATCCAATTACCCGGAGAAGAAGGATCATCCAGGATCAGTCATTAGTCATGATGATTATGCTTAACAGGTTCGATGACAGATATATGACAGTCAGCACGACCGATAATTCACGAGATAAGATGTAACCCTGTGATTATTTCCACTACAAGTAAAACGATCGACAACGAATCCTTCGAGTCATAAACACACATTGCTAAATATGTACATCTTCACTGTTTATGGAAATCGCGAGTTGATAACTCACGACAGTGACTTGCTACCGAACAGGGCAAGCTCTCTTGCGTCTCTTACAAATACGTTACACGTTCTGCTACCCATGGAATACATGGCTCCTGATTCTACGCCAtccaattttaaaaattgtATAGAAAAGCGGATGCTTACAGAAGGTTTGGTGGGAGAAGTAAATGTACCTCCTTTATGGGATGCGGCGGTCTCCATAtgtgttttcttccttttcaaacGCGAAAGTCAGTACAATAGACACAGGACAAGATGAGCATATAGTACCGATGCCATTGTTCTTTCTAAACCCATCCTTTTTTTATGTTCATAGGattcaaaaaacaaaaaaaaaaaaaaaaaaaaaaaaaaaaaaaaaaaaaacgatttATGTCTTCAACCAGATGGCAAGGCACCAAGTACTCTTGACCACCTGGACCAATAATCAACCTATAACCTCTCGGCACTGGCGAAATTAAGATGACACTAGTAGTAGGAGTTTTTTGAGGAGGTATACTCGATCAGCATTGACTTTTTAAAGACGATGATACTCGTTTCCATTCCATGGAAGCATTTAGGCATTAGAAATTTTTCATGGCTCTTAGAGTAAGCCTTTAATAAGGTAGGCGGTACTATAAAGCCTCTTGTATCTAGAGGGCTAGACGATTTCGAAGTTTTCAGTCAATCCGTAATTTGTAAAGCTCGAACTTACTAAGCAATTTCTATTAGCTTTGAAGGGAATGGATACGTTTCAAACGTAATCAAGTTATTGGTGTTCCTTTGATCTTTTGCGAAAGTTTCTTCGATTGCGGTGAACATTGTTTAGCTGTCACAAGTGGAAACGAGCGGTGTTGCTTTCAAGTTGGTTGGCGTTAAAGTACTCTGTTTTATATTAGTCCGTCATTTACAATAGATTCTGTTGTCATTCGCATAGAATATTTGCGTCGTGTTTCATATGACTAATTAGTTCTCAATAATGTAATGTGTATATGTTGTGAGGATTAGACTCCTTCTAATTACAGAGTTCTAAATGTTGCTGTGGTTATCCTGTGGACGAACATAGAAATACCATTAACAATCGGGTAAAGTCGTAGAGTGGATAGATATTGCATAAGTGTTGAATATTAATCTAACATGACACCAATCAAAGAGTTCTCCGAGACTGTTCAGTGTACTAATCCGTGTATACATAATATATGTTCGTAAATGAAGCTATCTATGTCCGGCTATAAGTTTTGATAAGTGGGTCAAATGGTATGTAAAAGTCCCCTCGTTCCATAGCAATGGTTTACTgatttacattttatagTCGTAGGATGGCATGACTACAGAAAAATAGCTAGACATTCCGTGAATTACTCAAGTCACGAGGAGCCTCGAAAATCACCCACTTACATCAGCAGACATGTTCGGTTTGATGCGTTCCCAGGACCTatggccttgctgtaaaGCAAAGGCTACCCACTCTTAATTAAGGATGTTATGACTAGAACTTTGAAATAATTCAATTTGAGTTAAACGCTTTATCTTTCGGTCAAGTCCCTTTTTACTCTACTCACTTCAATTGTTAAATTGCATTATAAAGTGTCGATCAATGCCTTCACTTGTATGGCCTTTGGAATGAAAGGAACGCTATTGTCGGATCCCTTGGCGTGGAACTAAGGAAACGAACCACCATCGGTGCCGAACTCGCGGTGAAGGTGCTATTACGGTGTTCGAGAACCGCAAGCTCTAAATCTCGAATTCGCTTGTCAGAACTCAGGTGCGTAATCACCATCACAAATTCATACTGCCTCCGAGCTATCGGTTTCCCAGTATGGAGACCTTGTTAAGTCGTTTCTACCTTTGAAATCTGTGGAATAAATTGCAAAATCCCAGCTTCTAGGAATATAAAGACTCCCTAGAGCACCATTGCATTGCTAAATCGTTGAAACGGACGCATTTCTGACTTGCCAGAGTTTTATGAAGCTGAATTTCGTCGTTTACAGCTCGACGAGTTGACTTGACACCGCCCCGGTGGATAATTTAAGTTGGAGTCTCATTCACATTATTGTATATAgatgcaaaaaaatgtatgttATTCAAGCTAGTATATAGACAATACATTGTCTAACACTGACGGCAGTTGGTTTAACACAGAATTACTCACTCTCGGTGAAGCGTCGACTTGACTACATGTTCAGATCTCCAGACGTTTGcgtcaatgatatcaggACCATACATAAtttggtcaaaaaatggTTTAACCTGACTACGTAGGACCCTATACGCGTAGATTTGGTTATTTTGGCCCGTCAAAACTGTTGTAGAGGAGAAAAACACTCAAAATATGCCAATGTCCTGCTAATTCACGGCGCTGAAGAAGGCAATGGAGGAACGCCAATGGATAGCTCCGAGGCAGTATGGGTCTGTGATGGTGATCACGCACCGGAGTTTTGACAGCAAATGTGAAATTTAGAGCTTGCGGTTCTCGTACACGCTATGCGTGTTTATGAAGCTCCCGTGTCGACATGCATCTTAATTATTCTATGATAGCCCAGAATTTGCTTTTCCTTGACGAGCCCACATCTGGTCTTGACTCTCAGAGTGCCTGGAACATTGTTGCCTTCTTGCGAAGCTTGGCCGAACAAAGCCAGGCTATCCTATGCACGTAGGTAAGCAGCTATTATCAATTATTTATATACTGATCTGTCTTATTCATTAGGATTCATCAAGTGAGCTTCTGCGGTGATGTACCTCTTTGCCATcttaatgatttttttttttgtcaaaaAACCTTTCGCTGAATTGTTCCATGTACGTCGTTTGACACAATTTTATTGTACCTTGACTGACCAAAATTTACCAGGTCTTCGATCGCTTCCTTTTGTTGAGGAGAAGGGTGGCTAAACAGTCTACTTCGGTGACCTTGGACACAATGCTGAAACTTTGCTGCACTACTTCGACTCCAACGGTGCTCGCCCATGTCTTCCTGAAGAAAATCCGTGCGTTATTTTTAACCGTTACACTGATGCCTTATCCTGATCTATCTCCGTCTAATTTCTAGTGCCGAATATATGTTGGACGTTATTGGTGCCGGAGCGACTGCCTTCAGCAGCATCAACTGGCACGAAGTTTGGAAACGCTCCCCGAGGCAGTCAGGACTGAGCAGGAAATCCAGGAGATCCATACAATTGGACGAAGTCAACCTGCTGTTGAAACTGATCTCAGGATTGAATACCCCACCCCATGGCGCAACCAGGTCATCGAACTTGTCATTTAAACAAGGAGCTGCTGACCATTACCGCATCGCCAAGCTCATCCTCAATGTTGCTGGTGGCTTCTTCATTGGTCTGTCTTTCTCAAGAACCAGGACAGTATACAAAACGTTCAGAATTGTATATGTGTAAGTCTTGTTCGTTTTAGGATTTGATCTTCGATCTCATAACCTCCTTTTACTAGACTGTTTACATGCTTCTCGTCTTGAAGTTGGTTTCAATTACTTTGTTGAGTTCACGAAACTGACCAATATTTCTACAGTCAACCGTTGGTGAACATGTTGCAAGTTCCCTTCGTCGCTACCCGTACTATCTACGAGGTCAGGAAGCACCCAAGCGGAATGTACAGCTGGACCGCCCACATCATTGCCCAAATTCTGGCTGAACTGCCATGGAACATCCTGGGATCCTGCCTTTACTTCCTTGTTTGGTGCTGGACCTCCCGCTTCCTATCTGGTCGCGCTGGTTATTTGTACTTGTCTGTTGGAGTTGTGTTCCCTCTTTACTACACCACCATCGCCCTAGTACGCAATGCCTACGGTCTGCATTTTTTCAGGCATGGCAATACATCGGACTCggagatataaataaacgcAGAATGACGTTAGGACACTGCTCATCCAGGCACTCCTTACATGTTGCGTCGTCATAGGTGTTAACATTCGTCAAAGGCATGCTCGCCTGCATCGCATCACCCTCGCCAAGTCCCGCGACCGACGTTTGCCATAGCAATGCTCGCCTGAATTGCATCACCCTCTCCAACCTGAGGTGACCTGCAATTCATTTCGCTGAGATTCGGCAAAGGCTCACACGCCAGAACATGTCCGTTCTCCATGCCACTACTCGCCGCAAATACGGAGAAGTCTTTCAGGGTTTCTAGGCATGGGCCCAACATTGTGGCGGAGAACGGCGAAATAAGAATTGGCGATCCTGATAATGGACCTTTTAACCTGGAGGATACAGATCcagaaacactgatagaatGTTCGTAATCCATCCCTTAATATAAGTGATATTTTTACTTACCTTGTTCCAAGTGTGACGCTAGTGACAACTGTGGCTCGGAGAGTAATAGCAGTTCCGTAGCGGCACACGGAAAAGGTTTCGAAAGGAAGCTTAGAGGTCGAATAGACAGGTTAAAGTACTCTGTATTCGATGCTTTTCTGTAGCTACTACATAGCTGTATTTATACTGTAAAGGATAAGGTGTCCAAAAGAAGtagacgaagaaaaagataaaagaggGTTAATTGGGAAACACATGAAGGTGGAGTATAAGTCAGTTTCAAGGGGAATAGAATGAAGGATTAGGAACatagaatgaagaaaatgagctaaCGGGGTGCGTGTATCGGGTGGACGGAGCGAAGGTGAAGTCCACAGAAACGAAAAttaaagataagataaaaaagaGGATTATCGGGGTGTGGGAAACAGACCGGAACGTCACACCAAGTCAAACGGGTCCATTGGCTACGTGCCAGAGCACAGTTCCACAGATGGCGAGAAGAGGCTATGCTTCTTGGGTACGAAATGGACTGAACGATGAGATATTTCCTACGAAAGGAGAAATAGTGGATGAACAGTGCAGTAGCGGCAATGGCTGGTGATGCCTCTGCTAATGACGTGGTACAAAAGGGGCGAGCAGCCTATGCCAATCGCCAAGCAGCCATGTGGGGTGACTTGGCGAGGCGAACAGATTACCTATTTCGTATTACCAAGCCTGGCTATAAAAAGGGGttaatctaaaaatagatatggTTCAGCgtaaaaaaaattgaatcaTGAATCTTGAAAAAGTCCAACACATCTGCGGTGACCGTCCATGACGTTTTCTTCAATCGATCCTTTCGATCTACATGgttttgcatctgaatcggCAAAGCAGTACCGCGAACACATACAAGAGCTCGTCTACTATGGGGAATCACGATTAAAACGAGCGGTGGACgagattttaaaaaaaccGATGGAAGATCAAGCTCCATTCCAAAAATGCCTACGAAAAGAACTGGTTAGTAACTCAATTAATGGGATACCTTTTACTAATGGTTTTACAGCATTACTTTTTGACTTACGTGGGCTTGATCACATCAATGGGACAAGTTGTTGATGTACCATTTACGCTGCGTTCGTTGGCATTTTCTTTAGGGAGAATTGCTCCAGAGGATCTACCCATGCAATTCAACGTCGAGTTCGTGCAAGCGCTTAACATAACACGCGATGAAGACCGTGGGGAAGTAGTAGCGAGCTACAAAAGACCGTGGTGGGAAGAATTCAGGCCAAGTTGGCGATCTGTCATAGACGATGGTTCAATCGGCGAGTGTTTATCACACCACAGGAAACTAATAGGAATAGAAAATAAACATCGTTTTATTGAGTCTCTTGGTAGCGATATCACTCCATCCTCGTTTGCCATGACACCAGGAGAGCGAATGCTCTTTGAACCACTTCAGAACGCTCGGCGAACAATTATGGTAATGACTGAAGCTCAAACGAGCCATCAGAGTGTCATTTTCAGAAAGGCAGAGGAATACTGGAATCTGCATGACGCTTCGAAGGCCGAAGGGATGAATAGGGACCATTGGAAAATGGGCATTACCGAGATGGGTAACAATATTACGGAGATTGGAGGTGTTGACTATGTTGATAGGTGCGTGTTTCTGCAGAGGAATAGCGTTCCAGCGGCGTTGATACCGAAACACCTAAGAATAGGATATCAACACCGGCATTTCAACGTGCGACGTCATGCAATGACCCGCCTTTGGTTCGGGATTCAAAACACCGTTCGAAAGACTGGAAACCGTCAGAATTGGATGATGATTACAGTCTCTCCCCGCTTCCGTCCCCTGCACTGCTGTACCGCTCAGAATCAATCCAAACCGATCAAGGCACCGTGCCTGTAGAAACTGTACCGCCCCATTCTGGTCCTGATATCTCGTGTGGTTCGCCAGAAGAAATGGGCGATCTTTCTATGCAAGCGTCACTATCACCAGGTTTTGCTAGCGCACGGTCCCGCGATGAAATGGCAGAGTTGTACGAGGATATAAAGCCCCATATCCAAGAACCTATCCAAAGTTACTCGCCCGAATTCCACCCACCCATCCGTATTCCTTTGGCAGATGAATTAggagatcttttcagggacaTCCCTTCAACTCCAGGCCGATCATTTGATATGGAGATACTGGGGATACAGTCTCCTAATGTGCTCGCGACATTATACGAGGAAATAACACCCCAATTCGGCATAGATCGCCAATCCTCGCCGGAAATCAAAACACTTCGCCTGAACCCTTCGGCAGATGATTTAGGAGAACTTTTCAATGATATTTTACCGCCCTCAGGCCTCTCTATCGATCCTGATATTACTGCAACGCGACCTTCTGATGTACGTTCAACGCGGGACGAGGATGTAACGCTCCAAATTAACGTAGATCGCCAATCCTCGCCGGAAATCTGCGCACTTCGCCTTAATCCTTCACCAGATGATTtagtagatcttttcagggacaTTCTACCACCTGCAGGCCTGTACCCCAATCTTGATATTAATGGAACGCGGCCTTCTAATGTGCCTGCAACATTGTACAAGGAAATCACACCCCAAGTCGACGTAATTCGCCAATCCTCACCGGAAATCTATGCGCCTCACCTTAATCCTTCACCAGATGAGTTAGGAAATCTTTTCAGGGGTATTCTTCCACCTTCAggtccattttcaaatgtCGAGTATACTGGAACTCAGTCTCCGCAAGAGTGTACAACAATGCGCGAGGATTCGACGCCTAAATGCTACCCATCTCGCCACATTGCTTCGACGGATGAATTAAGCGAACTCTTTATGGACATCCTACCTAATCCAGAGCCTTTGAAGAGGTCAGAGGCCCAGACCCCCAATAAACGTTCAGGGTTTACAGAAGATACACCACCCACGTATCATCCAAACTGTTATATTTCATCACCGGACGAATTAGGAGAGCTTTTCAGGGACTTAAAACCTGCCTCAGAGCTGTCGGAGAGCCCTAGTGCCTACGTTGCACAGTCCCCAAATGACATTGCAGCACTTTGGCAAAATACTAACCAACCCAATAACCATTCACCTCGCCATAATGCTTCGCCAAATGAGCTGGGGGCGTTGTTTCAAGGTATTACACGGCTCGCTCAAACGACGGATAATAGTGCTAACACAGCACTGCAAGGTACCTCAAACGTCATGTCTCGTCCACCAGCCTCGAGCAATATTCATGAAGATCAAAGTCTTTCATTGGGCAGTAGTAACCATCTGAATGGGCTCCCTTCCAAGAGGCAAAGACGTCAAAAATAAGCCCTAACCAAACTATCTCTTGCCCTCTGTAACATTAGACAGAATAGAATAGAAGTATTAGAGTACAGagtatttaatttttttttttttgtgctcGCTGCATTTCGCCCCATTATGGGCGTACTAGCTTACACCGGGGCGAAAAACCTGGGTCCGCTGAATACGAAAACCAGACGCTCAGTTCCCCGGGTCCGCTGAGCTGTAGCCTGTGCACACCAGATACACATACTCCGGACCCGCTGAGGTGTGACCATACACACATCTATTCGACGGATCGACATGCACCACTGACCACAGTACGGCCTTTCCTTGTGTCTTACCATACAGCACACTGTTACACTGGAAAAGACTAACACACTCGATGGAATTGTAAATTTCTGTGTATCAGA
This genomic interval carries:
- a CDS encoding Brefeldin A resistance protein; protein product: MHLNYSMIAQNLLFLDEPTSGLDSQSAWNIVAFLRSLAEQSQAILCTIHQVFDRFLLLRRRVAKQSTSVTLDTMLKLCCTTSTPTVLAHVFLKKIRAAEYMLDVIGAGATAFSSINWHEVWKRSPRQSGLSRKSRRSIQLDEVNLLLKLISGLNTPPHGATRSSNLSFKQGAADHYRIAKLILNVAGGFFIGLSFSRTRTVYKTFRITVYMLLVLNQPLVNMLQVPFVATRTIYEVRKHPSGMYSWTAHIIAQILAELPWNILGSCLYFLVWCWTSRFLSGRAGYLYLSVGVVFPLYYTTIALNDVRTLLIQALLTCCVVIGVNIRQRHARLHRITLAKSRDRRLP